One segment of Cyprinus carpio isolate SPL01 chromosome A17, ASM1834038v1, whole genome shotgun sequence DNA contains the following:
- the LOC109048706 gene encoding neural cell adhesion molecule L1.1-like isoform X1, with protein MPLVQCQPAGRRGRNKTYLHLLLLFLSVLQTHGYIQIPPDYTYDNLKQAPKITAQPRSHTAYSLEDVNLACEASGEPTPSFRWVKDGKQFREVLFESGTLTADEKEELQFYQGSYRCYVANELGTAVSDLVHLITEPIPTLAKEKRQKRRLFEEGESTVLYCSPPKSSVAPKIHWMDMQLRHIPRNERVTTSLDGNLYFANLLYSDSREDYTCNAHYINASIIIPKEPIAISVTPSNSVVKNRRPQLQKPAGSHSSYLVLRGQTLTLECIPEGL; from the exons ATGCCTCTAGTTCAGTGTCAGCCGGCAGGCAGAAGAGGGCGCAACAAGACATATCTTCATCTGCTGCTCCTCTTCCTCAGTGTGCTACAAACACATGGATACATTCAAATCCCTCCTGATT ACACATATGACAACC TTAAACAAGCTCCAAAGATCACAGCTCAACCCAGGTCTCACACCGCTTACTCTCTGGAGGATGTCAATCTGGCCTGTGAAGCCAGTGGAGAGCCGACACCCAG CTTCCGCTGGGTCAAAGATGGCAAACAGTTTAGAGAGGTTCTGTTTGAGTCTGGGACCCTGACAGCAGATGAAAAAGAGGAACTCCAATTCTATCAGGGCTCGTACCGCTGCTATGTGGCCAATGAGCTGGGAACCGCCGTCTCAGACCTGGTGCACCTGATCACCGAGC CCATCCCAACCTTGGCCAAAGAGAAGAGGCAGAAAAGAAGATTGTTTGAGGAGGGAGAAAGCACTGTCCTCTACTGTAGCCCTCCCAAGAGCTCTGTCGCTCCCAAAATACATTGGATGGACATGC AGTTGCGCCACATTCCTCGGAATGAGCGGGTGACCACCAGCCTTGATGGAAATCTGTACTTTGCCAACTTACTATACAGTGACAGCAGAGAAGACTACACCTGCAATGCCCACTACATCAACGCCAGCATCATCATACCCAAAGAGCCCATCGCCATCAGCGTCACACCAT CAAATTCTGTGGTGAAGAATCGGCGGCCCCAGCTTCAAAAGCCAGCAGGATCCCACAGTTCTTATCTGGTGCTCAGGGGACAAACGCTGACCCTAGAGTGCATCCCAGAAGGCCTGTGA
- the LOC109048706 gene encoding neural cell adhesion molecule L1.1-like isoform X2, with protein sequence MPLVQCQPAGRRGRNKTYLHLLLLFLSVLQTHGYIQIPPDFKQAPKITAQPRSHTAYSLEDVNLACEASGEPTPSFRWVKDGKQFREVLFESGTLTADEKEELQFYQGSYRCYVANELGTAVSDLVHLITEPIPTLAKEKRQKRRLFEEGESTVLYCSPPKSSVAPKIHWMDMQLRHIPRNERVTTSLDGNLYFANLLYSDSREDYTCNAHYINASIIIPKEPIAISVTPSNSVVKNRRPQLQKPAGSHSSYLVLRGQTLTLECIPEGL encoded by the exons ATGCCTCTAGTTCAGTGTCAGCCGGCAGGCAGAAGAGGGCGCAACAAGACATATCTTCATCTGCTGCTCCTCTTCCTCAGTGTGCTACAAACACATGGATACATTCAAATCCCTCCTGATT TTAAACAAGCTCCAAAGATCACAGCTCAACCCAGGTCTCACACCGCTTACTCTCTGGAGGATGTCAATCTGGCCTGTGAAGCCAGTGGAGAGCCGACACCCAG CTTCCGCTGGGTCAAAGATGGCAAACAGTTTAGAGAGGTTCTGTTTGAGTCTGGGACCCTGACAGCAGATGAAAAAGAGGAACTCCAATTCTATCAGGGCTCGTACCGCTGCTATGTGGCCAATGAGCTGGGAACCGCCGTCTCAGACCTGGTGCACCTGATCACCGAGC CCATCCCAACCTTGGCCAAAGAGAAGAGGCAGAAAAGAAGATTGTTTGAGGAGGGAGAAAGCACTGTCCTCTACTGTAGCCCTCCCAAGAGCTCTGTCGCTCCCAAAATACATTGGATGGACATGC AGTTGCGCCACATTCCTCGGAATGAGCGGGTGACCACCAGCCTTGATGGAAATCTGTACTTTGCCAACTTACTATACAGTGACAGCAGAGAAGACTACACCTGCAATGCCCACTACATCAACGCCAGCATCATCATACCCAAAGAGCCCATCGCCATCAGCGTCACACCAT CAAATTCTGTGGTGAAGAATCGGCGGCCCCAGCTTCAAAAGCCAGCAGGATCCCACAGTTCTTATCTGGTGCTCAGGGGACAAACGCTGACCCTAGAGTGCATCCCAGAAGGCCTGTGA